Proteins co-encoded in one Deinococcus malanensis genomic window:
- a CDS encoding sigma factor has protein sequence MTLKDGITGWEARPDAEVLQALARQDLSALLELHRRYARLLYALAWKEQRPDPEQWVQDVFVSIMHHADSFSRTSLHPRIWMVMMARRVSS, from the coding sequence GTGACTTTGAAAGATGGCATCACAGGTTGGGAAGCTCGGCCTGACGCGGAGGTTCTTCAGGCCCTCGCGAGGCAGGACCTGAGTGCCCTCCTCGAACTACACCGGCGGTACGCCCGGCTCCTGTATGCCCTGGCCTGGAAAGAACAGCGTCCAGATCCCGAGCAATGGGTGCAGGACGTGTTCGTGTCCATCATGCACCATGCCGACAGCTTTTCCCGGACGTCACTCCACCCGCGGATTTGGATGGTCATGATGGCGCGGCGTGTCTCATCGTAG
- a CDS encoding site-specific integrase translates to MLEGYLPHHGPRGASTETLKTYKTGMTKFIGWAQDNAVSLLRPRRNMSSGYVGWLLETQRLSASTGRTYVAAARNLYVALRWAGATKADPFHDVRVAPERTAPEEKRHGSGTPLPAPCAPRARSRLTVAARQTGSRLASQRS, encoded by the coding sequence ATGCTGGAAGGCTACCTCCCTCACCATGGGCCCCGCGGCGCCAGCACCGAAACGCTGAAGACCTACAAAACTGGAATGACGAAATTCATTGGCTGGGCACAGGACAACGCCGTGTCTCTGCTTCGCCCCCGGCGCAACATGAGCAGCGGCTACGTCGGCTGGCTCCTTGAAACGCAGCGGCTGTCGGCCAGCACCGGCCGGACGTACGTGGCGGCCGCACGCAACCTGTACGTAGCACTCCGCTGGGCAGGCGCGACCAAGGCCGACCCGTTCCATGACGTCCGCGTTGCACCGGAACGGACCGCCCCTGAGGAAAAACGGCACGGCTCCGGTACCCCCCTTCCTGCACCCTGCGCACCCCGGGCTCGGAGCAGACTCACGGTTGCAGCCCGCCAGACAGGCTCAAGACTCGCCTCACAGCGCTCCTGA
- a CDS encoding GAF domain-containing sensor histidine kinase, with protein sequence MSDPSRAARRPHLEDECTAPLDAFARFTEASSHTTDALSLARLARDVLRTVLGEVHVVYYELHQDRWQGLIFTEGMDETFVQTARQGFPSNAPGFQKPFQVHQVVFFDSWDAGREGLENTDMYRAGAMYPYSHHGVPRRLLTIGVLNQDRWTDRERGVFRAVGRSLELAFERARLQATRDPHTRQLADQAAALEAFTAFTELVATETDILRVSRKAYEVMDARFVEYSSAYYELHDGFWKALTWKNLTAEQVSMLRTGLPEAVPSFAQAVHTRQPVFIDGWDATREGIENTDVFGQACIYPLLVGDEVRGLFTVGLRVGEQWQERDRGLMRALGRSLTLALERTEQARRLEQERAAVEQRNKALEAFEDLSRDLSLETDPYVLVQRAQEIVLRWLPDGVATYYELDGRVFRLKSLTGSLRNPELQQMLEAGLPYESAGNLRFPFETREAYYQQHYDQTTDDLARVVGHIQASAALPVLVAGEVHGIFGIGLFSTAAAWSAVDRALLETASRSLGLALERAQSVAQLEAKNAEVQARNQVLSAFEEWTRDLALSTDPDALIQQAQAQLYELLPIQATVYYEREGELWFVRSMLGGYGSDGRKRAHEAGLPHEQTGNLRVPFETGEVLYLDPYDLATDGLEKHMTHVTATAMLPLRESGRVRGILSVALFGGAEWTATDRAVIETMGRSLELALDRASKTAQLEQERAQLTLRTASLAAANEELEAFAYSVSHDLRTPVRHIAGFNELLRKSFGGTLDPKAARYLTVVDEAAQRMNALIDAMLDLSRTSRLPLRLGPVDLGALVQQVRLEFDPDLLGREVRWEVQALPLVMGDHDMLRQVMLNLLSNALKYSGTRDVSVIRVWAEERAGETAVFVADNGVGFDARYADKLFAVFQRLHRQEEFEGVGVGLANVRRIVQRHGGEVFAQSHAGGGATFGFTLPIMR encoded by the coding sequence ATGTCCGATCCCTCCAGAGCCGCGCGGCGTCCTCACCTTGAGGACGAATGCACGGCTCCCCTCGACGCCTTCGCGCGTTTCACGGAAGCGTCGAGTCACACCACTGACGCGCTCAGTCTCGCCAGACTGGCGCGCGATGTCCTGCGGACCGTCCTGGGTGAGGTGCACGTCGTGTACTACGAACTGCACCAGGACCGCTGGCAGGGTCTGATCTTCACCGAGGGCATGGACGAGACGTTCGTGCAGACGGCCAGGCAAGGCTTCCCGAGTAATGCACCAGGCTTCCAGAAACCCTTCCAGGTTCATCAGGTGGTGTTCTTCGATTCGTGGGATGCCGGGCGGGAGGGTCTCGAGAACACGGACATGTACCGCGCGGGCGCCATGTACCCGTACAGTCACCATGGGGTGCCGCGCCGTCTGCTGACCATCGGGGTCCTCAACCAGGACAGGTGGACGGATCGAGAACGTGGAGTCTTCCGTGCGGTGGGCCGCAGCCTAGAACTCGCCTTCGAGCGCGCCAGGCTGCAAGCCACGAGGGACCCGCACACCCGGCAGCTCGCGGACCAGGCGGCCGCGCTGGAGGCCTTCACTGCATTCACGGAACTCGTCGCGACCGAGACGGACATTCTCCGGGTCAGCCGCAAGGCGTACGAAGTGATGGACGCGCGCTTCGTCGAGTACAGCAGCGCGTACTACGAACTTCATGACGGCTTCTGGAAGGCACTGACCTGGAAGAACCTCACCGCAGAGCAGGTCAGCATGCTCCGCACCGGGTTGCCGGAAGCCGTGCCTTCCTTCGCCCAGGCGGTGCACACCAGGCAACCGGTCTTCATTGACGGGTGGGACGCGACCCGTGAAGGCATCGAGAATACGGATGTCTTCGGTCAAGCCTGCATTTATCCTTTACTTGTTGGGGATGAGGTGCGTGGCCTGTTTACGGTGGGATTGCGCGTCGGGGAGCAGTGGCAGGAACGCGACCGAGGCCTGATGCGCGCGCTGGGCCGTAGTCTCACGCTCGCCCTCGAGCGCACCGAGCAGGCGCGACGCCTCGAACAGGAACGCGCGGCCGTGGAGCAACGCAACAAGGCCCTCGAAGCGTTCGAAGACCTGTCACGTGACCTGAGTCTCGAAACGGACCCGTATGTCTTGGTGCAGCGGGCCCAGGAAATCGTGCTGCGCTGGCTGCCGGACGGGGTCGCCACCTACTACGAACTGGATGGACGGGTGTTCCGCCTCAAGTCACTGACCGGGTCACTGCGTAACCCTGAACTGCAACAGATGCTCGAGGCAGGGTTGCCATACGAGTCGGCTGGGAACCTGCGCTTCCCGTTCGAGACGCGGGAAGCGTACTACCAACAGCATTACGACCAGACCACCGATGACCTCGCCCGGGTCGTGGGGCACATCCAGGCCAGTGCCGCCCTGCCCGTCCTGGTGGCGGGGGAAGTGCACGGCATTTTCGGCATCGGGCTGTTCAGCACGGCGGCCGCGTGGTCAGCCGTCGACCGGGCCCTGCTGGAAACCGCGTCACGCAGTCTCGGTCTCGCCCTGGAACGTGCGCAGAGCGTCGCGCAACTGGAAGCGAAGAACGCTGAAGTTCAGGCGCGCAACCAGGTGCTGTCCGCGTTCGAGGAATGGACGCGGGATCTGGCGCTCAGCACGGACCCGGACGCCCTGATCCAACAGGCGCAGGCACAGTTGTACGAGCTGCTGCCCATTCAGGCCACCGTGTACTACGAGCGTGAAGGCGAACTTTGGTTTGTCCGGAGCATGCTGGGCGGCTACGGCAGTGACGGTCGAAAACGGGCTCATGAGGCTGGACTCCCACACGAGCAGACCGGGAACCTGCGTGTGCCGTTCGAGACGGGTGAGGTGCTGTACCTGGATCCGTACGACCTGGCAACGGATGGCCTGGAGAAGCACATGACCCACGTTACGGCGACCGCGATGCTGCCACTAAGAGAATCTGGGCGCGTCCGCGGCATTCTCAGTGTGGCACTGTTCGGTGGGGCTGAGTGGACCGCAACGGACCGCGCGGTGATCGAGACGATGGGACGCAGTCTGGAGCTCGCCCTTGACCGCGCGAGTAAGACAGCACAACTGGAGCAGGAACGCGCGCAGCTGACCCTGCGCACTGCGTCCCTCGCGGCCGCGAACGAGGAGCTCGAAGCGTTCGCGTACTCGGTGTCGCATGATCTCCGCACGCCCGTGCGGCACATCGCGGGCTTTAATGAACTGCTGCGCAAGTCGTTCGGGGGCACCCTCGATCCGAAAGCGGCGCGGTACCTGACGGTCGTGGACGAGGCCGCCCAGCGCATGAATGCCCTGATCGACGCAATGCTCGACCTGTCGCGCACGTCACGCCTGCCCTTGCGGCTTGGACCGGTGGACCTCGGCGCGTTGGTGCAGCAAGTGCGCCTGGAGTTCGACCCGGACCTGCTGGGCCGGGAAGTGCGCTGGGAGGTTCAGGCGTTACCGCTGGTGATGGGGGATCATGACATGCTGCGTCAGGTGATGCTGAACCTGCTGAGCAACGCCCTGAAGTACAGCGGCACCCGGGACGTCTCAGTAATCCGCGTGTGGGCAGAGGAACGCGCCGGCGAGACGGCCGTGTTTGTCGCGGATAACGGAGTGGGGTTCGACGCGCGGTACGCCGACAAGTTGTTCGCGGTGTTCCAGCGGTTGCATCGCCAGGAAGAATTCGAGGGTGTGGGGGTGGGACTCGCGAATGTGCGCCGGATCGTGCAGCGGCACGGGGGCGAGGTGTTCGCGCAGAGCCACGCTGGTGGGGGAGCAACGTTCGGGTTCACGCTCCCGATCATGCGATGA
- a CDS encoding DUF305 domain-containing protein, with the protein MKRNIAMVTLLSLTTLAAAQGMDHSNMPGMSSSSGMNMKMDMSGLEKLKGKAFDRAFLSMMIPHHQMAADMSRAVLPKTKDATVKRWANEIIKAQNMEIKQMNTLLKSHGGNDAAMANIMKKGMSGMDAMVTKAKNPDVAFVQGMIPHHMSAIDMATMALEKSSNTTVLKLARDIVRAQAVEVHDFRMWLMKRGL; encoded by the coding sequence ATGAAACGAAATATTGCGATGGTGACACTGCTCAGCTTGACGACACTCGCCGCTGCCCAGGGCATGGATCACAGCAACATGCCAGGCATGTCCTCCAGCAGTGGGATGAACATGAAAATGGACATGAGCGGCCTGGAGAAACTCAAAGGTAAAGCGTTCGACCGTGCGTTCCTCAGCATGATGATCCCCCATCACCAGATGGCCGCGGATATGTCCCGCGCCGTGCTGCCGAAGACCAAGGACGCCACCGTGAAACGCTGGGCGAACGAGATTATCAAAGCCCAGAACATGGAAATCAAACAGATGAACACCCTGCTCAAAAGCCACGGCGGCAATGACGCAGCCATGGCCAACATAATGAAAAAGGGCATGAGTGGCATGGACGCCATGGTCACAAAGGCCAAGAACCCCGATGTCGCCTTCGTGCAGGGCATGATTCCCCACCATATGTCGGCCATCGACATGGCCACCATGGCCCTGGAGAAGAGCAGCAACACGACCGTCCTGAAGCTGGCGCGGGACATCGTGCGGGCGCAGGCCGTGGAAGTGCACGACTTCCGCATGTGGCTGATGAAACGCGGCCTCTGA
- a CDS encoding C39 family peptidase, protein MTFRWMLMLWCAWSVAAAQPASVTLKNIRHDYQALNNCAPVTALTLLGYYGTQVTQAQAASAMKDYPGDPQVTSLELAAYLGRGGLQSVIRYAGDAELIRALVARGFPVVLQQRLQTGSNVAHFRTVYGYSAGQFLISDPLLGPSLRLSTAQLMTLWQYYNGEYLVAYPPAREAEVRQILGADFSAAANWQHLKLHGEQEVKARPKDPYAWWGLAKAHLRLGNVRAATESFDRAVSLGVPTMYYLYRQEAFEAWTQAGEHQKTLDVTQRALRVFPNSKELVGFEKLASAALRKAMSSLILLAGTRRASSGD, encoded by the coding sequence ATGACCTTTCGGTGGATGTTGATGTTGTGGTGTGCGTGGAGCGTCGCGGCTGCTCAGCCGGCCAGTGTGACCTTGAAGAACATCCGGCATGACTATCAGGCGCTGAATAACTGCGCGCCTGTCACGGCCCTCACCCTTCTCGGGTACTACGGGACCCAGGTGACGCAGGCCCAGGCGGCAAGTGCCATGAAGGACTACCCTGGTGATCCCCAGGTGACGAGCCTGGAACTCGCCGCGTACCTCGGCCGCGGTGGGCTTCAGAGCGTGATCCGGTACGCCGGGGACGCTGAGTTGATCCGCGCGCTGGTCGCGCGTGGTTTCCCGGTCGTGCTGCAACAGCGCCTGCAAACCGGCAGCAACGTGGCCCATTTCCGCACGGTGTACGGTTACAGCGCCGGGCAGTTTCTGATCAGCGATCCCCTGCTGGGTCCCTCCCTGCGGCTGAGCACCGCCCAGCTGATGACCCTGTGGCAGTACTACAACGGGGAGTACCTAGTGGCGTACCCACCGGCCCGGGAAGCGGAAGTCCGCCAGATTCTGGGCGCGGACTTCAGCGCGGCCGCCAACTGGCAGCATCTCAAGCTGCATGGCGAGCAGGAAGTGAAAGCCCGGCCGAAGGACCCTTACGCGTGGTGGGGGCTGGCCAAGGCGCACCTGCGGCTGGGCAACGTCCGGGCGGCCACGGAGTCCTTTGACCGGGCAGTCAGCCTGGGTGTTCCTACCATGTATTACCTGTACCGTCAGGAGGCGTTTGAAGCGTGGACCCAGGCTGGAGAGCACCAGAAGACCCTGGACGTCACGCAGCGGGCGTTGCGGGTCTTCCCGAACAGCAAGGAACTTGTCGGGTTTGAGAAACTGGCCAGCGCGGCCCTGCGGAAGGCGATGTCCTCCCTCATCCTGCTGGCCGGCACCAGGCGAGCTTCTTCAGGCGACTGA
- a CDS encoding response regulator, with protein MAVVQMVDDDPAIVEILTAYLTAEGHAVISTEDGLQAVPLLATAQLAILDWMLPGMSGVDLTAYARREFPQLPVLLLTARGEVEDCLEDSTPERTITSPNRSVPGKWSRASVRCCSGSGYTTRWR; from the coding sequence ATGGCCGTCGTTCAGATGGTTGATGACGACCCGGCGATCGTCGAAATTCTCACGGCGTACCTGACGGCGGAAGGGCATGCCGTGATCAGCACGGAGGATGGTCTTCAGGCGGTGCCGCTGCTCGCCACGGCGCAGCTGGCCATTCTCGACTGGATGCTTCCCGGTATGAGCGGGGTGGACCTGACCGCATACGCACGCCGGGAGTTTCCTCAACTGCCAGTGCTGCTGCTGACCGCACGGGGAGAGGTGGAAGACTGCCTGGAGGACTCAACGCCGGAGCGGACGATTACGTCACCAAACCGTTCAGTCCCCGGGAAGTGGTCGCGCGCGTCCGTGCGCTGCTGCTCCGGGTCGGGGTACACGACCAGGTGGAGGTAG
- a CDS encoding DoxX family protein yields the protein MSRIEPTDHTAGLPRPQSLLTAQGKAQVSAQLNLLDAQLIGWWARHGITLLRFSLGIIFFWFGVQKFFPGVSSAEGLATRTISVLTFGTVPPGVSLPVLATWECAIGLGLLTGRFLRVTLLLLFAQMAGTFLPLVFFPQETFTVVPWVPNLEGQYIVKNLVLMSAALVVGATARGGKLIMDARAADTAERTQALHQRFRRRFRREP from the coding sequence ATGAGCCGTATTGAACCCACCGACCACACCGCCGGACTACCCCGCCCTCAGTCCCTCCTAACCGCCCAGGGCAAAGCGCAGGTCAGCGCGCAGCTCAATCTGTTGGATGCCCAGTTGATCGGCTGGTGGGCACGGCACGGCATTACGCTGCTGCGCTTCTCCCTCGGGATTATCTTCTTCTGGTTCGGGGTCCAGAAGTTCTTCCCGGGCGTAAGTTCTGCTGAAGGCCTCGCGACCCGGACCATCTCCGTCCTGACGTTCGGCACCGTGCCCCCGGGCGTCAGCCTGCCAGTGCTGGCCACCTGGGAATGCGCCATCGGGCTGGGCCTGCTGACCGGCCGGTTCCTGCGCGTGACGTTACTGCTGCTGTTCGCGCAGATGGCCGGCACCTTCCTGCCGCTGGTGTTTTTCCCGCAGGAAACCTTTACCGTCGTGCCCTGGGTGCCGAACCTGGAAGGCCAGTACATCGTGAAGAACCTGGTGCTGATGTCCGCCGCACTGGTAGTCGGCGCGACCGCGCGTGGAGGCAAACTCATCATGGACGCCCGTGCGGCCGACACCGCTGAGCGGACGCAAGCCCTTCACCAGAGGTTTCGCCGGCGTTTTCGTCGTGAACCCTGA
- a CDS encoding YceI family protein, whose product MTKFPLLALLASLSTAAAAPETFTVMTEHNKHNAVTIELKTVAENFTGRTNTLSRSVIFDPQANTGSGTIAIKGTTIQTGITKRDEHMRSVDWLNFNANPDVKFVVTTVKHLQANLYQVNGNLTLNGVTKAITANATVRHTPANATTRALGAKGDVLGVIAKFKMKLSEFGVKNTTANGGRVNNDAALTVKFIASNK is encoded by the coding sequence ATGACGAAATTCCCCCTCCTCGCCCTACTGGCCAGTCTGTCCACCGCCGCAGCTGCGCCAGAAACATTCACGGTCATGACTGAACACAACAAACACAATGCCGTCACCATCGAACTCAAAACGGTTGCAGAGAACTTCACCGGCCGCACGAATACCCTGAGTAGAAGCGTCATCTTCGATCCTCAGGCGAACACCGGAAGCGGCACCATCGCCATTAAGGGCACCACCATCCAGACGGGCATCACCAAACGTGATGAACACATGCGCAGCGTGGACTGGCTCAACTTCAATGCTAACCCGGACGTGAAATTCGTCGTGACCACCGTCAAACACCTTCAGGCCAACCTCTACCAGGTCAACGGAAATCTCACCTTGAACGGCGTGACCAAAGCCATCACCGCGAACGCGACCGTGCGCCACACTCCGGCCAACGCGACCACCAGGGCGCTCGGAGCCAAAGGGGACGTGCTCGGGGTGATTGCGAAATTCAAAATGAAACTCAGCGAATTCGGCGTGAAGAACACAACCGCCAATGGCGGCCGAGTGAACAACGACGCCGCACTCACCGTCAAGTTCATCGCCAGCAACAAGTAA
- a CDS encoding sulfite oxidase, producing MHDEPTTVLPTEELSTVSGSTRRNFLALGAAAAGALATGSFTSAQSAKCIDIPQRPTAKRPDPQPNQRVYSDKETLLAFRNHGHFAEFLDQPVTPLGMHYLLVHFDVPNLSADGYEIAIGGRVRTPKRVSLADIKARKQVTEPVIMECAGTGRSTFQPRGIYVPWFKEAIGNYEWTGTPLRPLLEEAGLLDDAVEVLFTGWDTGVDLGVEHAFERSLPIKEALRDGVMLAWAQNGQPLLPQHGFPLRLIVPTWYGMASVKWLRAITVLNQPFKGVEQAKVYRYQKSATDPGVPVTVKRVHSVMKPPGLADAISRYRFVAPGRHLLQGMAWSGTGAVRRVEVSTNGGRTWQDAQLGRPGGPYSWTPWRTEWQVSQPGEYVLSSRATDTAGNIQPLSSAAIWNRQGMGGNVIERIHVIVQAGVGQSGEQVPSRPRQAVAGAEVPPPPNVDNQVK from the coding sequence ATGCATGACGAGCCGACCACCGTGTTACCCACCGAAGAGTTGTCCACCGTTTCAGGTTCGACACGCCGGAACTTCCTGGCGCTGGGTGCGGCCGCGGCGGGTGCGCTGGCCACAGGCTCATTCACCTCGGCCCAGTCCGCCAAATGCATTGACATTCCGCAGCGGCCCACCGCCAAACGTCCTGACCCGCAACCCAACCAGCGCGTCTACAGCGACAAAGAGACGCTGCTGGCCTTCCGCAACCACGGGCACTTCGCAGAATTCCTCGATCAGCCGGTCACGCCACTGGGCATGCATTACCTGCTGGTTCACTTCGACGTGCCGAACCTGAGCGCCGACGGCTACGAGATCGCCATTGGTGGTCGTGTCCGCACTCCCAAACGGGTGTCCCTGGCCGACATCAAGGCGCGGAAGCAGGTGACGGAACCCGTCATCATGGAATGCGCGGGAACGGGCCGCTCGACCTTCCAGCCGCGCGGCATCTACGTGCCGTGGTTCAAGGAAGCCATTGGGAACTACGAGTGGACTGGCACGCCCCTGCGCCCCCTGCTGGAAGAAGCCGGGCTACTCGATGACGCTGTCGAGGTTCTTTTTACCGGCTGGGACACCGGAGTGGACCTGGGGGTCGAACATGCTTTCGAGCGGAGTCTCCCGATCAAGGAAGCCCTGCGTGACGGGGTTATGCTGGCCTGGGCGCAGAACGGTCAGCCTCTGCTGCCCCAGCACGGCTTTCCGCTGCGGCTGATCGTGCCAACATGGTACGGCATGGCCAGCGTGAAGTGGCTGCGCGCCATCACGGTTCTGAACCAGCCATTCAAAGGCGTGGAGCAGGCCAAGGTTTACCGCTACCAGAAGAGCGCCACCGACCCAGGTGTCCCGGTGACAGTCAAACGGGTGCATTCCGTTATGAAACCTCCCGGGCTGGCTGACGCCATATCGCGCTACCGCTTCGTGGCCCCTGGCCGGCACCTGCTGCAAGGGATGGCCTGGTCCGGCACCGGCGCGGTCCGCCGTGTGGAGGTCAGCACCAACGGCGGCAGAACCTGGCAGGATGCCCAGCTGGGCCGGCCTGGGGGACCCTACAGTTGGACGCCCTGGCGCACCGAGTGGCAGGTCAGTCAGCCCGGGGAGTACGTGCTATCCTCGCGCGCGACGGACACAGCCGGGAACATCCAGCCCCTCAGCTCAGCTGCCATCTGGAACCGTCAGGGCATGGGCGGCAACGTGATCGAGCGCATTCATGTGATCGTGCAGGCGGGTGTGGGCCAGTCTGGTGAGCAGGTGCCTTCCCGCCCGCGACAGGCCGTAGCCGGTGCTGAAGTTCCCCCGCCGCCAAATGTCGACAATCAGGTGAAGTGA
- a CDS encoding aldo/keto reductase, with the protein MEHRALGKSGIQVSEIGFGAWAIGGDAWGPVEDTASLRAMERALELGVNFIDTADVYGNGHSETLVAQVIKNRRDQIVVATKGGLMGHHRDPNQDPVYDRPEKIISAFEDSLRRLETDYIDVYFDHIWWNNPRETEAFLTAFAQLKQEGRVRAVGVSTGDFAYVQAFNQGGMLDVVQLDYSLLNRKAETHILPYCQQHGIGVVVRGPLRMGMLTGKFTAETRFPEGDVRHDWPQEDWYQTQLDQVEQLRVLSSPHRSLGEVALRFVLNHPAVSVAIPGGKTPEQVEQNVRASTRPLFTEDDLQLIESVTAGKPK; encoded by the coding sequence ATGGAACACCGTGCACTGGGGAAATCCGGCATTCAGGTTTCAGAAATCGGGTTTGGCGCGTGGGCCATTGGGGGGGACGCCTGGGGTCCGGTTGAGGACACCGCCTCTCTGCGCGCGATGGAACGGGCGCTGGAGTTGGGGGTCAACTTCATCGACACCGCAGACGTGTACGGCAATGGCCACAGTGAGACCCTCGTCGCGCAGGTCATCAAAAACCGCCGTGATCAGATCGTCGTGGCCACCAAAGGCGGCCTGATGGGCCACCACCGGGACCCGAACCAGGACCCCGTGTACGACCGCCCCGAGAAGATCATCTCTGCCTTCGAAGACAGCCTGCGCCGGCTGGAGACCGATTACATCGACGTGTACTTCGACCACATCTGGTGGAACAACCCACGGGAAACAGAAGCGTTTCTGACCGCCTTTGCCCAGCTCAAACAGGAAGGCCGGGTGCGGGCGGTCGGGGTGTCCACCGGTGACTTCGCGTACGTTCAGGCGTTCAATCAAGGCGGCATGCTGGACGTGGTGCAGCTGGATTACAGCCTGCTCAACCGCAAGGCCGAGACGCACATCCTGCCGTACTGCCAGCAGCATGGCATCGGGGTGGTCGTGCGTGGTCCGCTGCGCATGGGCATGCTGACCGGAAAGTTCACGGCCGAGACCCGCTTTCCGGAAGGCGACGTGCGGCACGACTGGCCTCAGGAAGACTGGTACCAGACCCAGCTTGATCAGGTCGAGCAGCTGCGCGTCCTGTCCTCTCCCCACCGGTCCCTGGGAGAGGTGGCCTTGCGGTTCGTGCTGAATCACCCAGCGGTCTCGGTGGCCATCCCCGGTGGGAAGACCCCGGAACAAGTGGAGCAGAATGTGCGGGCGTCCACCCGGCCGCTCTTCACGGAGGACGACCTCCAGCTGATTGAGTCCGTGACCGCCGGTAAGCCCAAATGA
- a CDS encoding NAD-dependent epimerase/dehydratase family protein, protein MKVLITGAGGNLGRVLAPALQHSGHTPVLMDFRPLNTPLQFIQGDATRKADVFRAAEGVDAIVHGAALHGVHLGNHSRDEFWTLNVEGTYHVYEAAREHSIRKVLLCSTMGVYGESVSTPEHSVAVVTEQLPTLPTDFYGLTKTLSEEIACFYARSHGIQTIAYRLGMFVPEDFLRYGFRLLKGGVDDRDVAQAFLLGLANDTVVCDAFNIMAEVPFTQEQWPSWREDPVAFLDSQYPGLSQLVTQKGGSLAELSTMWGHTYWSVMKAKAELGYQPQYNFPEFYAALKAGNDAHYPFANLPWWGTDQNR, encoded by the coding sequence GTGAAAGTGCTGATCACTGGTGCAGGCGGCAATCTGGGCCGGGTTCTGGCCCCAGCCTTACAGCACAGCGGACATACACCGGTGCTGATGGACTTCCGGCCCCTGAACACGCCGCTTCAGTTCATTCAGGGTGACGCGACGCGCAAGGCGGACGTGTTCCGGGCCGCAGAAGGCGTCGACGCCATCGTGCACGGGGCCGCGCTGCACGGCGTTCATCTGGGCAACCATTCCCGGGATGAATTCTGGACCCTGAACGTGGAAGGCACGTACCACGTCTATGAAGCGGCGCGAGAGCACAGCATCAGGAAGGTGCTGCTATGCAGCACGATGGGCGTGTATGGGGAGAGTGTCAGCACGCCCGAGCACAGTGTCGCGGTCGTGACGGAGCAGCTGCCCACCCTGCCCACGGATTTTTATGGACTCACCAAAACGCTGTCAGAGGAAATCGCCTGCTTTTACGCCCGCAGCCACGGCATCCAGACGATTGCGTATCGCCTGGGCATGTTCGTCCCTGAAGATTTTCTCCGGTACGGCTTCCGGCTGCTCAAGGGCGGCGTGGATGACCGGGATGTGGCCCAGGCGTTCCTGCTGGGCCTGGCCAACGACACGGTCGTCTGCGATGCGTTCAACATCATGGCGGAAGTGCCCTTCACTCAGGAGCAGTGGCCCAGCTGGCGCGAAGATCCGGTAGCCTTCCTGGACTCTCAGTATCCAGGCCTCTCCCAGCTCGTCACGCAGAAGGGTGGGAGTCTGGCTGAGCTGTCGACCATGTGGGGGCACACGTACTGGTCTGTGATGAAGGCGAAGGCTGAACTGGGGTATCAGCCGCAGTACAACTTCCCGGAGTTCTACGCCGCCCTGAAGGCAGGGAATGACGCACACTACCCGTTCGCGAACCTGCCCTGGTGGGGAACGGACCAGAACCGGTAA
- a CDS encoding TlpA disulfide reductase family protein, protein MRLADYQGKVLAVNCFASWCASCWDELKGFERVSRKYASKGVAIRGISTATSAHGSGRPT, encoded by the coding sequence CTGCGGCTCGCTGATTACCAGGGCAAGGTTCTGGCGGTGAACTGCTTCGCGTCCTGGTGCGCATCCTGCTGGGACGAACTCAAAGGTTTCGAGCGGGTCTCCCGTAAGTACGCCAGCAAAGGCGTCGCCATTCGCGGAATCAGTACGGCAACGTCAGCACACGGGTCAGGCAGGCCAACGTGA
- a CDS encoding (2Fe-2S)-binding protein — MRHHRKAVKLVTLKALLTSTALATLDPDEAYRFCLDAVCEVVYFTSKCEYGQVDVKVPVFQKNQTASTPVCYCFGHTRANLETATRNQQADAIPPQSRRTSKPAGAGVNGTTPRAAAASGTSTAR; from the coding sequence GTGCGGCACCACCGGAAAGCCGTGAAACTGGTGACCCTCAAAGCCCTTCTCACGTCCACGGCGCTCGCCACCCTGGATCCAGACGAGGCGTACCGTTTCTGCCTGGACGCGGTCTGCGAGGTGGTGTACTTCACCTCCAAGTGCGAGTACGGGCAGGTAGACGTGAAAGTCCCCGTTTTCCAGAAGAACCAGACCGCCAGCACGCCGGTGTGCTACTGCTTCGGCCATACCCGTGCCAACCTCGAAACGGCCACGCGGAATCAACAGGCTGACGCCATCCCTCCTCAATCCAGGCGCACATCAAAGCCGGCCGGTGCGGGTGTGAACGGAACAACCCCTAGGGCAGCAGCTGCCTCGGGAACGTCAACCGCACGTTGA